A region of uncultured Desulfobacter sp. DNA encodes the following proteins:
- a CDS encoding TRAP transporter small permease, translating to MTLLDRFFNVVSDLLKSAGALALTLMMLITVADVAGRFFKHPIFGSVEIVGFLAVAVAAAALPHTYKVGGHVGVEIMTRLLPRKIRLLVDLFTRILTLILFSVIAWQMFVYAKDMQQAGEVSMNLEFPLHYIVLVLAVSLVFFSGTVLQQIVDTVNQLMKGKTE from the coding sequence ATGACATTACTGGACCGTTTTTTTAACGTTGTTTCCGACCTGCTCAAATCTGCCGGGGCCTTGGCCCTGACACTGATGATGCTCATTACAGTGGCAGATGTCGCAGGCCGTTTTTTCAAACATCCCATTTTCGGGTCCGTTGAGATTGTGGGGTTTCTGGCGGTGGCCGTGGCTGCTGCTGCCTTGCCTCACACTTATAAGGTGGGCGGGCACGTGGGGGTGGAGATCATGACCCGCCTTCTGCCACGTAAAATACGACTGCTGGTGGACCTGTTTACCCGGATCCTGACCCTGATCCTTTTTTCCGTGATTGCCTGGCAGATGTTTGTTTATGCCAAAGACATGCAACAGGCCGGTGAAGTCTCCATGAACCTGGAATTCCCCCTCCACTATATTGTCCTTGTCCTGGCTGTGAGTCTGGTTTTTTTTTCGGGTACCGTTCTTCAGCAGATTGTTGATACCGTCAACCAGTTAATGAAAGGTAAAACCGAATGA
- a CDS encoding TRAP transporter large permease: MSPVLTGIVGIAAMIIMFMTQMPVAFVMALVGFAGFSLMTSPDAGLALLSRNIYETFASYDLTTIPLFILMGQLGFNSGISKRLYSAGYKFLGSVPGGLAMATVTACTAFGAVCGSSPATAATMATVGLPEMKRFNYDDALATGSVASGGGIGMIMPPSVVLIIYGILTEQSIGQLFMAGIFPALLVTLLFICAVFVTCRINKNAGPAGEKFSWAERLKALWGLGETLTIFFLVVGGIFYGLFTPTEAASIGAFGVLVIAVIRRQLTWKGFVKSLMETLTTSCMVLMLITGAVIFGKFLAVTRIPFEIASWVGGLNMAPALVIAVIIFIYFIGGCFMDALAFVTLTVPIFFPVVMELGYDPIWFGIIIVMVTEMGVITPPVGINVYVVYGVARNVLSHNVALETIFKGITPFLVALIIGIAILIALPWIILFLPHLMYS, encoded by the coding sequence ATGAGCCCCGTTCTCACAGGAATTGTCGGTATTGCCGCCATGATCATTATGTTCATGACCCAGATGCCTGTTGCCTTTGTCATGGCCCTGGTGGGGTTTGCCGGTTTTTCACTGATGACCAGCCCTGATGCAGGGCTCGCCCTTTTATCCAGAAATATTTATGAAACCTTCGCCTCCTATGATTTGACCACGATCCCGTTGTTTATTCTTATGGGGCAGCTGGGATTTAACTCCGGCATATCCAAGCGACTTTATTCCGCAGGGTATAAATTTTTAGGTAGTGTGCCCGGAGGGCTTGCCATGGCAACGGTAACAGCCTGTACGGCATTCGGGGCCGTATGCGGCTCAAGTCCGGCCACAGCTGCAACCATGGCAACGGTGGGCTTGCCGGAAATGAAACGGTTTAATTATGATGATGCACTGGCGACGGGTTCTGTGGCGTCGGGAGGAGGCATCGGTATGATCATGCCCCCGTCCGTGGTGCTGATAATTTACGGGATTTTAACGGAGCAGTCCATTGGTCAGCTCTTTATGGCCGGTATATTCCCCGCCCTTCTTGTGACCCTGCTTTTTATCTGTGCTGTGTTTGTCACTTGCCGTATAAACAAAAACGCCGGGCCTGCCGGGGAAAAATTTTCCTGGGCCGAGCGGTTAAAAGCACTTTGGGGACTTGGCGAGACCCTGACGATTTTTTTCCTGGTGGTGGGTGGTATTTTCTACGGACTTTTCACCCCTACCGAAGCTGCCTCCATAGGTGCTTTCGGCGTTCTGGTCATTGCAGTTATAAGACGTCAGCTCACCTGGAAGGGATTCGTCAAGTCTTTGATGGAGACATTGACCACCTCATGCATGGTTTTAATGCTCATTACAGGAGCCGTAATTTTCGGCAAATTCCTGGCCGTTACCAGGATCCCCTTTGAGATCGCATCCTGGGTGGGCGGGCTTAATATGGCACCGGCCCTGGTTATCGCCGTCATCATTTTCATCTATTTTATCGGCGGCTGTTTCATGGATGCCCTGGCTTTCGTCACCCTCACAGTTCCCATATTTTTTCCTGTTGTCATGGAGCTGGGATATGATCCCATCTGGTTTGGAATTATTATTGTTATGGTCACGGAAATGGGGGTTATTACTCCTCCTGTGGGCATCAATGTTTACGTGGTGTACGGGGTGGCAAGAAACGTCTTATCCCATAATGTGGCCCTGGAAACTATATTTAAGGGTATAACGCCGTTTTTA